One genomic window of Cannabis sativa cultivar Pink pepper isolate KNU-18-1 chromosome 2, ASM2916894v1, whole genome shotgun sequence includes the following:
- the LOC133034105 gene encoding uncharacterized protein LOC133034105: MPNYVKFLKDILTKKRRLGEFETIALTEGYSVMLKNKIPPKLKDPGSFTIPISIGGRDVGRALCDLRASINLMPMSIFKKLGIGEARPTTVTLQLADRSMAHPDGKIEDVLVQVDKFIFPADSLFSTMRKIGKFQSF, encoded by the coding sequence ATGCCGAATTATGTCaagttcttaaaagatattttgacaaagaaaaggaGGCTTGGCGAGTTTGAAACGATCGCTTTGACTGAGGGCTATAGCGTTATGTTGAAGAATAAAATTCCACCTAAATTGAAAGATCCGGGCAGCTTCACAATTCCAATTTCTATTGGGGGACGGGATGTTGGAAGAGCTCTTTGTGATTTGAGAGCTAGTATTAATCTCATGCCCATGTCTATTTTCAAGAAGTtgggaattggagaagcaaggccAACCACCGTCACTTTACAATTAGCGGATCGTTCCATGGCTCATCCAGATGGAAAAATTGAAGATGTTTTGGTACAAGTAGATAAGTTCATCTTTCCGGCGGACTCATTATTCTCGACTATGAGGAAGATAGGGAAGTTCCAATCATTTTAG